The region cagcaaatgggctgtggtctgctcttctccacatacacacaaggtaccgtccacttcgaaaccccatttcttctggtttaccctgcaccgcgtaacaccagagcgcagtctgttcagtgctctccaattcacccaatctgtgacatggccaggagggagttcctcttttggggtcatccattgactgatcctcgtatgttgactcctgacgcgccattcttgaattcttgcttgctgcgctgttcctggaAGTGTTtcggcagagtgagtcacggcgacaatcgttgcaagttggatcgcagtttcagcacgcagtttatgacctatctgtgtcggtgcgacgcaaggcaacttgtaaaaagaaaaaaaaatactcatAATTACTTCCTTCCCTCATACCCCCTCGTCGTGACTTCGTCACATTATTTGTTACTTATCTTTCTCACTAAAACGCACTTTTTGTGtatggaaataagttgttttcaatttgtatatctcagtctagccattacaaataatttgtatttgtcacatgagtttattttcggaatttctcatttcaaaacaattatttttgcattcatcaatagataaaacatttaactgcaataaattggtattctgttgctttatattgtacattaattcttcctcaaaacacagtatatagtttatggtagtttagaaaaaaaaatacatttaatgtGATATTTAAAAAAGAATTCCTGAGTCAGAAAAATGGTTTATCaacaatatgaacaaccaaaatcaccaTGAGTCTTtcaggaaactgcggaagagagactgcggtacgcagggtcaccacgcgcagcaactgcgtcacgtcaccgTGCGCCGTAACAAgcgcgggtccagtcagttctgtggttcgcagaaactcaccgtgagtcatcctgcgtcacctcacggacctgcgtctcattttgagGCCggccttactgtctggtcagacaccgtgactccagtgaccctcatgaggtcttgttgcagttctctggcagttgctgaacgacgccgcaacgcacgcATGGTCAGatatccgagctgtcagtggaatgacattagtagatgaacaagcttatggagcttttaaaagtacgaaagatttaattatgaagataaagttggaattgaagaggacaaatttgggcaaatattcattttagggcaaggagtaggggattggaataaattatcaagggaaatgttcgataaattttcaaaatctttgaaAGCGTTTAAGAAAATGATAGGGAATCAGCCCCCTGGGCGagagccctatatgcagatcattgattgattgattaagaaaTTTAAGTTTAAATGTAACCTGGGCCTAAACGCcaatttcatatatttttaatgtaaccTGAAAAAAGGCGAAGAAAATGGTCGGTTCAATGAGATCCGACACCCTCAACTCAGCATGGCAATGAATTTGTTTAAAAACGTATGTTGACTCTATTATAAGGAAGTGACAAACCTAATTAGTCCAGATTGACTATTAAGTGGTTCTCTCACTTCCTGTATTGCACTGAGTCATAAGATTTGTGAAGTCTACACATTCTAAATGAAGTCGTTGTTTTACTAACAAGCTGGCACCTCAACTCTTGCTCTGGgaggcgcggggggggggggaagggcaaGAAACACGCTGTTCCCCACTTCACGACGTAAGGCGGTGGTCAACAAGTACAGTATATAAGGTGAGAGTGGGCCAGCAGTGGACACAGCTACATCACTGCACAGCCATGGCTCTCCTCAAGGTAACTATAACACACAGCAGGTCTACGAAAAACATATTTGAAAATATCCAAACAAATTTAAACCAGGAAAATATTTTGTAGACATTTTAAAGCAATATTTATTGGAGTAAAATAAATTAATCCTTAAAATTCATTTTCAAACTTTCGATAAGTTCAAATTTAATCAACGAAAGGAGCATTCcaaatatataacacatatttaaGAGGGCAAAGGCAAGAACCGTGAGGAACGATTGTCTGAAGACTGATAGGAAATTCATGAAATCATGAAATTCCTCAAAGTTTAATGCCACATAgcttgattttatttttaaattcggATAGTCTTTACATTAATTAACGATTTAGTAGGTTCACTATTTTAATTAATTACTCATTATTTAAATATCACCACTTAAGTAAAATGAAATTTATCAGAAATTAAATTCAAATCGTTCAATAATAACTTCATCCTTAACATGAATTAACCAAAAGAAAATAGTTTCTGGACAGCGtgaaataaatttacaaacatattcgACGTACGAGTAAAATTGCTGGGGAAAAAATTTAGACGATAAATCTCAAGCTTgtgggttcgatccaggctcagcccggcagtatttgaaggtgtgcAAAGAAGCAGCCTGGTGTGTCGATTAATTGATCTTCGACGTAAAATAACACCTGACGGACAAACCTTCggtgcctcggcgtctccgaaaaacacaaaagtagttagaggaacgAAAAACCACTAGCATCACTATTGATATGAAATAGAAAGAACTGTCTCACAAAAATATGATGTATAGTGAAGGGGGTAGAGAGAGGAACCCTGAGGAACACCTGATCACAAAGGTACATCATAAAATTACATAGCAGAGCAGCACATAAATATTCAGATAtcttattttatttgtaaattcatttattttatgtgaatgaATATTTAGTTAGGTTCACGGTTTTAATTAAATTACTGACATTCCACGAGTGTAATTACGTCAAAACTGAAAGGATAACAAGGTAAATAGTTGAAAACCATGCAGTGATACTGAAGTTCATTGCTTCAAGGGGAAACAGGAGATTATTCTTCCTATATACTAGGTCTATTAAGTTAAGAGGGAGGTTTGGAGAAATGAAGGGGAGAAATAATTAAAAGATTGAAAATGAATGACTCAGTACGCCACGAAAGCCTAGTGACGTCACCGAAAGAAGGCAACGAAAACAGATGAAGGTAATCCTCACAGGAAAGATAAAAGCAAAGAGAGGCACAAGTGGAAATATGCCAGAACTAGGAAGGTGCCATGTGTTTTCCCCTAGACAGTGAAGAATTGGGGTACAAATAAAAGCGGGGTGATACAAATTATTACTAACATTCACTCTTCAATTTTGGAGTTCAGAGACCAGTAGATACTGTCGATCAGACGTCACGAGAATGAAGGAGTAAAGTAAAAAATTAAGTGGAGAAATatctgcttgtttaaaggggcctaacatgtaggtcaaagcaaagcaaagtcacttccgtacagcccatgaaggcccttggaggagtggaaggtaaaggcttccaccattgttaacctcggcacgtgatggagtagagtggttagctctacgcccggccgcctttgcccccaggaattaacctggtactcatttttggtgtaggctgagtgaacctcagggccatatgcacctccggaagtggaaatctcgtttcttaaattttacgacttcctgacggggattcgaacccacgtccttccgggcgaaccgagcatgcctttaccgcctcggccaggcagctccttaaCATGTAGGTCAAAACCGAAAAATCTCTCTCGGTTGCGAGATTAGGCCTAATGATCGTTCACCAGTTGTACGCTGTTTACATCAACTCAAGGTGGTGCAAGGACCTGCTTTTTATTTACaacttgtttcacgtcgcaccgaaatAGATTGGTCtctaggcgacgatgggatacggaagggctaggagtgcgaaggagacgaccatagccttaattacaGTCCcaaaaagtgtgaaaatgggaaaccacggaaaaccatttcccaGGGCTGCCAACATggggggttcgaacacactctctCGCGAATTcaagctacgtgacctaaaccgctcAGCCACTGGCTCGGTGTAGGGACGAGAATCGAAACATTGGTCTGTTAGGTTCGGTAACTACATCAAATAGTGTATAACACACGAAGCTGACTTAACTGATTCTCTTCTTTATTCAAATTTGTGAtgcaatttaaataaaaataaatggtaaacccctccatggcactacagcccttgaagggacttggcctaccaagcgaccggtggtcagtccgaaggcctgcagattaccaggtgtcgtgtggtcagcacgacgaatcctctcggccgttattcttggctttctagaccggggccgctatctcaccgtcagatagctcctcaattctaatcacgtaggctgagtggacctcgaaccagccctcaggtccaggtataaattcctgacctcgccgggaatcgaacccggggcctgcgggtaagaggcaggcacgctacacctacaccacggggccggcaaaataaATGGTAAAGTGCTACTAATCTTCTTCCAATGTACAAATGTGTATTGTACGTTATACTTTAAAGAATGAGAATTAGCTTTATGTATTATCCTTCGTTTTGCATAAAGATGAAAGTGCATCAGTCAAGAAAACAACTGATGTTATTGTACATACAGAATTCCTTAAATATGTAGCCGCCTCCAGGGAACAGTTTGGGTCTACACTTAGTTTCCCACTGATTACAAAACCCAGTTCAGTCAGACTAATGACCATTCATATTGTACCTGAAGTAAATGAATACAGTATGTTTTAAAATGCTAGTACTTAAATAgctgttttgtgtgtgtgttttcaggTCCTGTCCCTCGCTGCTCTCGTAGCCGTCGCTAAGGCCGGCATCCTCGGCGCCCCCGCCGTCTACGCTCCCGGTGCTCCTCTGGCCGCCCGTGCCTACGCCGCTCCCGCCTATGCTGCTGCCCCCGCCGTTGCAAAGGTCGCCGTCGACACCGACTACGACCCCAACCCAAGCTACAGCTACTCCTACGATGTCCAGGACGCTCTGACCGGAGACTCCAAGGGACAGCAGGAGAGCCGTCAAGGAGATGCTGTACAGGGTAGCTACAGCCTGGTCGAGCCTGACGGCACCACCCGTACCGTAGAGTACACCGCTGACCCAATCAACGGATTCAACGCCGTCGTACACAGAGGACCCGCTGCCGTCGCTAAGGTCGCCGCTCCTGTTGCCTACGCCGCCCCCGCCGCCTACGCTGCCCCCGCTCTGGGATACGGCAAGGCCATCCTTGGTTAAACTCGACAGTACATCTCGCGCAGATCATCCCTCGCATGCATATTGTACAAATATATCATCCACCACGTTATACACTCATTAATAAATAAACCAATCTATTATAACCTGCAGCATTTCATGAATTCACAATTCCTAATCCCGTATCTTCCTTTTTCAAATATCCCGCTGATATCTGGAATAAAACTACTTATTAGAGCCCAGATTtctaggctgtaataggttagtatgcgaactaatttggttattaggaagtgtcatcCAGCGTGCTCTTctgtaatgtagcaagagtaacaaatcttaggggttctgattggcagtaccccttatgtttatgcaaatctcagcgtgctcttctgtaatgtagcaagagtaacaaatcttaggggttctgattggcagtaccccttatgtttatgcaaatctcatagcctAACAGTTGTGCAGTTTAGAGTATACGTGTTACTTCAGCAAGTTGCATGTAGGgagagtaacaaattctagggtTTCTGAGTGGCCGTAACTACGGTGACGAACTATTGAAGGAAGGAATCAGGGACACGGCAGAAAGAAAAGAGGTATGGGCGGACACTCAATAATTTTGGGGAAAAGCTACACTTATAACTGTAATTTTAAAACGTCTTCGAAAGCATTTGTGTTTCCAGATTCCCCCTTTTTTGACCAAATTACCAAACGTCTTGTGAACGTTACTTCGATCAAGATATTAGTATGGCTTGTTGGTTTCCCATTCTGCATTATATGCATATATGCgttaatttttttttccttctgtcTTCTGATGGCTTCCTTTTTGTGACGAATTAGAAGTACAGtcatcactagagtccggattattaggtactgataggttagaatgcaaacatgctttagccagtaacaagtataccctacactgtacaacggttatgctatgagatttgaatagatattaggagtacagccaatagaactccttgaatttatgctactcttcctacattatggtacaacgggttgcatgacacttcgtACAAACCAAATTatattgcattctaacctattaccacctaaaaatccgaggtctagtcatCACTAACCGAGTCACAAAATCATAAAgagaaatccacagttctagcccttcaggcaagaaactcaatgttgaaaacatcctagagatatgagctacgaagtttaggtaaataaaatataataaaatatgagaatatattctttattcctaaaaattaaaatccttttcttattcatctctattctggtcgattagattagcagtttgacatTTAtttaccaatacgagcgctaatgtgagtcaatgcagagtttcacttaaactcttactacattcggtgtggacaatttTTTTTAGAGAAATCAAAAAACGACTCAGTGTACTgagccaaggaacacattgcagaaggaattatttaaatgagttaatttggctacgatttgaataaaaaagaagcgagtaaagaaacaaacgattttaggtcgttcttccggaactgcatttatgcCGGAGGTGATTTCCAAAAGTCACCACCCAGCTACTTGTATTTCAAAACGATGGTGAATAATTGTTCATTAGTCATAAATGTCTTGTAAGCTTACACTCAATATTTTAGAAGTCAATCAAAAAACACATACCTTGGCCATGAAGGGCAGTTCTCCTCGTATCGACATGATGGCTTTGAGGGAATACGGCTCTAAAGGCTTCATGATAGATCCAATTTTTCGGTTCGTACACCACAAACGCCAACCAAGAGAGGTAACCGAGAGAAACACGAGGTTTACGGACCCAGAATAAAACCAAATACCATCTTCAAGAGATTGAAGTAATCGGACTAAAGGTCGGAGCTCACTACTCCATACTTCAAGAATTCGTCGACACATGGAAGCGTTTCCAGCTACCAGTGAACTATATGATAGCTCTCCGAGCTTCCATTAGGGTCCTGAGGTACCACATATTCAGTGCATAATGTCGTTACTGgcaaaaacttcagaaattacgcaTGCATGTGTTTTATTCCTTTGTAACGTATCCATCAGATTTGATCAGTTTTGCCTTGCCTTTCCTAAGAGTCTGTTAACACAGGAGGTTtctttttataaattaataataaagctgTATATATCATTAAATATTTCTTTATCTATAGGAAACCCTACTAGTTTTGCTTTCTGTATTGGTTTTAGGTACCAaccaaacagccagctacaaatacattagaatacaaaatataagcagtaaatatacacttagaatacataCAGGTATGAATCTTCTATAATATTGTACTTGGATTTCGTAGTTTTAATAGTTCTGAGTCCTTACAGAAAAAACACACACAGAAAAAAGAAGAAATGTAAACATTGCAACTGTAGTATGTTAAGTTACGAGGGgaaatcaataagtatctgcaatattGCTCTAATTATATTTAGGttagctctatggcgttgtgtgctcaccagccgctagacgacaccgttgtctacgtctgtggtaggtttcagcattatcagatcagtacaccTTGCGCTGTTGCGACATAAAAATGGCCACGCCACTTTGTGTTTGCACCAAGAAAGGatagcgttccgtaatccgtttttttttttttttttttttttttttttttttgtggtcagagggtgtaccaggagcggaaattcatagaagactttcagcacaatatggggacaatgttttgccacagcgaatgCTTCCATTTCATGCTCTGACGTTCGCTCtttggttcgaagtggtgaacccaagtttcatctccagtgatgatccatttAATCTTCGTTAGCATAACGCTCCAGTAGGTGCTTAATAATTAATTTcctgtgactatttctagccgagggcagcccttgtaaggcagaccctcttatgaggatgggcagcatctgccatgtgtaggaaaatgtgttattgtggtggagtataatgttatatgtggtgtgtgaaatgcaggaatgttggggacagcacaaacacccagtcactgagtcaagggaattaaccatttaaggttaaaatctccaacccagccgggaatcgaacccgggaccctctggacccaaggccagcacgctaaccatttagccatggagcccgacgagTAGGAGCTGACAGATTTCCACACTactgcgcttctgctcttcattgagttgttttagAATCCATTTCGAACAGACTTTGtaaaagttaagcctgttatgcatgatttcatatgcagaaccgtGGCTACTGAGCgaatggtttgccacgtcatcaacagttactcgtccgactcgttggctgaacggtcagcgtactagccttcggttccgagggtcccgggttcgattcgcggccgggtcggggattttaaccttaattggttaattccaa is a window of Anabrus simplex isolate iqAnaSimp1 chromosome 13, ASM4041472v1, whole genome shotgun sequence DNA encoding:
- the LOC136884753 gene encoding cuticle protein 21-like; the encoded protein is MNNQNHHESFRKLRKRDCGTQGHHAQQLRHVTVRRNKRGSSQFCGSQKLTVSHPASPHGPASHFEAGLTVWSDTVTPVTLMRSCCSSLAVAERRRNARMVRYPSSVLCVCFQVLSLAALVAVAKAGILGAPAVYAPGAPLAARAYAAPAYAAAPAVAKVAVDTDYDPNPSYSYSYDVQDALTGDSKGQQESRQGDAVQGSYSLVEPDGTTRTVEYTADPINGFNAVVHRGPAAVAKVAAPVAYAAPAAYAAPALGYGKAILG